Proteins from one Hoplias malabaricus isolate fHopMal1 chromosome 2, fHopMal1.hap1, whole genome shotgun sequence genomic window:
- the taf5 gene encoding transcription initiation factor TFIID subunit 5 has translation MAAVQDGGNELDGDTEPQPESQPQGEPMSGGSVASAAPSATPELEPETLRAVLQFLQRSKLSASVEALRREAGLADEPDPAPVGESGGGAGVAGAQSGAADNSSLISRVTAASHGVAAPTTVKSGDDQPDVSVVLSAYSQQGDPSLYQVYYSGLKRFIESVLDCHRAELSQLFYPLFVHMYLELVYNNHENEAKAFYEKFSGDQECYYQDDLRVLSGLTKKEHMKGNETLLDFRTSRFVLRISRDSYQLLKRHLQERQNNQIWNIIQEHLYIDIFDGMPRSKSQIDSMSGSLAGEAKREANKTKVFYGLLKEPEIEVPLDDEDEEAENEEGKPKKKKPKKDSVGSKSKKQDPNAPQQNRIPLPELKDSDKLDKIMLMKEATKRIRLGPESLPSICFYTFLNVYQGLTAIDFTDDSSLIAGGFADSTVRVWSVTPKKLRKVKSAGDLSLIDKESDDVLERIMDEKTASESKILYGHSGPVYGVSFSPDRNYLLSSSEDGTVRLWSLQTFTCLVAYKGHNYPVWDTQFSPYGYYFVSGGHDRVARLWATDHYQPLRMFAGHLGDITCTRFHPNSNYVATGSADRTIRLWDVLNGHCVRIFTGHKGPIHSLAFSPNGKYLASGSTDSRVLLWDIGHGLMIGELKGHSDTVYALKFSRDGEILASGSMDNTVRLWDAIKAFDDVETDDFTAATGHIHLLDNSQELLMGTYLTKSTPVIHLHFTRRNLLLAAGAYNSQ, from the exons ATGGCGGCGGTGCAGGACGGAGGGAACGAGCTGGACGGAGACACGGAGCCGCAGCCTGAGTCGCAGCCGCAGGGCGAGCCCATGAGCGGCGGCTCTGTGGCTTCCGCAGCCCCTTCAGCAACTCCGGAGCTGGAACCCGAGACATTGCGAGCCGtgctgcagtttctgcagcggAGTAAACTGAGTGCGTCTGTGGAGGCTTTGCGGAGAGAGGCGGGACTCGCGGACGAACCGGACCCTGCTCCTGTCGGAGAGAGCGGCGGAGGAGCCGGAGTAGCGGGCGCCCAGAGCGGAGCTGCGGACAACAGTAGCCTCATCAGTCGCGTTACTGCGGCATCGCACGGCGTAGCGGCGCCGACGACCGTTAAAA gTGGAGATGATCAGCCAGATGTCAGTGTTGTTCTCTCAGCGTACAGCCAGCAGGGAGACCCATCTTTGTATCAGGTTTACTACAGCGGGTTGAAAAGGTTTATTGAATCAGTGCTGGACTGCCACAGGGCTGAGCTGTCACAGCTCTTTTATCCACTCTTCGTGCACATGTACCTGGAGCTGGTCTACAACAACCATGAAAACGAAGCCAAGGCTTTTTACGAAAA GTTCAGTGGGGACCAGGAGTGCTATTACCAGGATGATTTGCGTGTGCTTTCTGGCCTGACCAAGAAGGAGCACATGAAGGGAAACGAGACGTTGCTAGACTTCCGCACAAGCCGTTTCGTTCTGCGTATCTCCCGCGACTCCTACCAGCTGCTGAAGAGGCACCTGCAGGAGCGACAGAACAACCAGATCTGGAACATCATCCAGGAGCATCTCTACATCGACATTTTCGATGGCATGCCACGCAGCAAAAGCCAGATAGACAGCATGTCCGGCAGCCTGGCAGGAGAGGCCAAGCGGGAGGCCAATAAGACAAAG GTGTTCTATGGGCTTCTGAAAGAGCCAGAAATCGAGGTTCCCCTAGATGACGAGGACGAAGAGGCAGAGAATGAAGAGGGCAAACCAAAGAAGAAGAAACCCAAGAAGGATAGTGTGGGCTCAAAAAGCAAGAAACAGGATCCTAATGCGCCACAGCAAAACAG GATTCCTCTTCCTGAGCTGAAGGACTCTGATAAACTGGATAAAATTATGTTAATGAAAGAAGCCACCAAGAGGATCCGGCTAGGTCCAGAATCTCTGCCGTCTATATGTTTCTACACATTCCTCAATGTTTATCAG GGACTGACTGCGATAGACTTCACAGATGACTCCAGTCTGATAGCCGGAGGTTTTGCTGATTCCACAGTGCGGGTGTGGAGTGTCACACCCAAGAAACTACGCAAAGTTAAATCAGCAGGAG ATCTCAGTCTGATAGACAAGGAGTCTGACGACGTGCTGGAAAGGATCATGGATGAGAAGACGGCCAGTGAGTCGAAGATCCTGTACGGCCACAGTGGTCCGGTGTATGGCGTCAGCTTCAGTCCTGACAG GAACTACTTGCTGTCCAGCTCTGAAGATGGCACAGTGAGGTTGTGGAGCTTACAGACGTTTACCTGCTTGGTCGCATATAAAGGGCACAACTACCCAGTGTGGGACACTCAGTTTTCTCCATATGGTTACTACTTTGTGTCTGGAGGACATGACAGAGTGGCACG CCTGTGGGCGACTGACCACTACCAGCCACTGCGCATGTTTGCTGGACATCTGGGTGATATCACATGCACTCGTTTCCACCCCAACTCCAACTATGTAGCCACAGGGTCAGCTGACCGCACCATCCGCCTCTGGGATGTATTGAATGGGCACTGCGTCCGCATTTTCACGGGTCACAAG GGACCCATTCACTCCTTGGCTTTCTCACCCAATGGAAAGTACCTAGCATCTGGATCAACAGACAGCAGGGTTCTTTTGTGGGACATTGGCCATGGGCTTATGATCGGTGAATTGAAGGGTCACAGTGACACAGTCTATGCCCTCAAGTTCAGCAGAGATGGCGAGATTCTAGCTTCAG GCTCCATGGACAATACAGTACGGTTGTGGGATGCCATCAAGGCTTTTGATGACGTGGAAACAGATGACTTTACTGCAGCCACTGGTCACATTCATTTATTGGACAACTCACAGGAATTATTAATGGGAACATACCTCACAAAATCAACACCAGTCATCCATCTCCACTTCACCAGACGCAACCTGCTCCTGGCTGCCGGCGCATACAACTCTCAGTGA